In Amphiura filiformis chromosome 2, Afil_fr2py, whole genome shotgun sequence, one DNA window encodes the following:
- the LOC140172070 gene encoding uncharacterized protein, giving the protein MEFLPVSDQVRSFIRGYQEAVSGRKREKYRGVTEESERSFAKKEVKWKREGNKRQFEFNQSILELIEESIEKPIEADQSLRKALGLLRDRQKLIKLAEQSEHGWTTVAEYETNELAEDEDDEKRIMRAEARAGRKIKQKQQARKPPKRFKRDVQSTSGFTPRANPNPLFLGNPGMARF; this is encoded by the exons ATGGAATTCCTGCCCG TTAGCGACCAGGTTCGCAGTTTCATTAGAGGATACCAAGAGGCAGTTTCAGGAAGAAAACGAGAGAAATATAGAGGTGTTACAGAAGAAAGTGAGCGAAGTTTCGCGAAGAAGGAAGTCAAGTGGAAGAGGGAAGGCAACAAAAGACAATTTGAATTCAATCA ATCCATTCTGGAATTAATAGAAGAATCTATTGAGAAACCGATTGAAGCAGACCAATCATTAAGAAAAGCCTTGGGTCTACTACGAGATAGACAGAAGCTGATCAAATTAGCTGAACAGAGCGAGCATGGTTGGACAACCGTCGCTGAATACGAGACCAATGAGTTGGCTGAAGATGAAGACGATGAGAAGAGGATCATGCGTGCAGAAGCAAGAGCAGGGAGGAAAATCAAACAGAAACAGCAAGCCAGAAAGCCCCCAAAACGCTTCAAGAGAGACGTACAGTCTACTTCTGGTTTTACTCCTAGGGCTAATCCTAATCCGCTTTTTCTTGGCAACCCCGGTATGGCCCGGTTTTAA